The sequence TCGGCCGGCTCCAGGTCGGCCAGGTGCGACAGACCGGCGCGGGCCAGGACGCGGCTGACGGTGCTGGCTGACACGCCCAGCGCCTGGGCGATGCGCACTTGGGTCAGCCGCTTGCGGCGCAGCTCCACGATAGCCAGCGCCTTGGCCGGCGCAATCGCTCGGGGCGAGACCGTCGGGCGCGAGGACGCATCGGCCAAGCCCGCCTGGCCCTGAGCCAGGAAGCGGCCCAGCCATTTGCGCACAGTCGGCGCGGTGACCCCATAGGCGCGGGCCGCTTCAGGCACACAAACTTGATGGGCGATCAATTGCTGGACCATTTCGAGGCGACGTAGGAAGGTCAATCGGGCATGCTTATGGGTGTTCATCCGGCCGGGCTCCTTGAGTGAACTGGGGGGTTGGCGATTTCCAGTTTCTCAAATCCGGTTCGGATGAACCATGCATACAACCTATTGAATCTTCACAGCTAGTGGTAACTACTTAGGACGGCGGCACGGCCATAACGAGGGTAAATCCTAGAGCCGTAACCGCAGCCTGGTCTGCGCGTGGCCGCCCGCTGACGGGCCCCAAGGCAAGCCCATTTGGCGCAGGCGCCGGGCTACCCTGTCGCCTGAATCCTTCCTGATGGAGCCATGCATGCCCGGGTCCCTGTTTGCCGTTGCCGGCAAAACCGAACATCACCTCTATGCCGGCCCGGCCGGCGACATCGACATCCTCATCGACGCCCCGGTGCAGACACCACGTGGCATCGCGCTCATCACCCATCCCCAGCCGCTTTTGGGCGGCAGCCCCCGTCACAAAATTCCCCACCGGCTGGCGCACGCGCTGCGCGATGACGGCTGGCTGGCCGTGCGCCCGGCGTTCCGCGGAGTGGGCCGCAGCGCGGGGCAATACGACCATGGCGATGGCGAAAGTGAAGACATGCTGGCTCTGGTGCACGCGTTGCGCGACGCCTCCCCCACCCTGCCGCTGGCGCTGGTGGGGTTTTCCTTCGGGGCCTTTGTTCAGGCACGCGTGGCCCGCGCGCTCATCGATGCCGGCTCCCCGGCGCAACGCGTCGCACTGGCCGGTCTGCCCGTGGGTGAAGTCCCCGCCGAGCGCTTCTACGACACCCCGGCGCTGCCCGAAGACGTCGCGCTCATTCATGGCGAACGCGACGAGCAGGCGCCGCTGGCGTTGCTGATGGAGTGGGCGCGGCCCACCGGACATCCGGTCACCGTGGTGCCGGGCGCGGATCACTTTTTTTCGGGGTCGCTGCCGCTGCTGCTGCATCTGGTGCGCGCGCACCTGGCGGCCTGAGGACAGCAGCGGACGTAAAACGGGCACGGCGGCAGGGATAATCCGAGCATTCGACCGAAAACGCGGGACAATCCTCCTCGTCATCCCCCAACCGGAATGCCCCATCATGACGACGGAATACACCCCTGAGAAGGTCTGGACCTGGAACAAGAACAGTGCCAGCACCGCCTCCAATGCTTCGAGCCTGAACCGCCCCATCTCCGGCGCCACGCATGACAAAGTCCTGCCCGTGGGACGCCACCCCTTGCAGCTTTACTCGCTGGGCACGCCCAACGGCCAGAAGGTCACCATTCTGCTCGAAGAGCTGCTGGCGCTCGGCCATGCGGGCGCCGAGTATGACGCCTGGTTGATTCGCATCGGCGATGGCGATCAGTTCGGCAGCGGGTTTGTCGACATCAACCCCAACTCCAAGATCCCGGCACTGGTGGACCGCTCCGGGCCTGAGCCGATACGCGTATTCGAGTCCGGCGCCATCCTGCTCTACCTGGCCGAGAAATTCGGCGAGTTTTTGCCGACCGAACCGGCGGCACGCGCCGAATGCCTGTCATGGCTGTTCTGGCAAATGGGCAGCGGCCCTTATGTCGGCGGCGGTTTCGGCCACTTTTATGCCTATGCGCCGGTGAAGATCGAGTACGCCATCGACCGCTTCACCATGGAGGTCAAGCGTCAGCTCGATGTCCTGGATCGGCGCCTGGCTGACCACGCCTATGTGGCGGGTGACCAATACACCATCGCCGACATGGCCATCTTTCCCTGGTATGGCGGGCTCATCAAGGGCTGGATCTATGACGCCACCGAGTTCCTGGCCGTGCATGAATACCGTCACGTACAACGCTGGGCAGACAGCCTGAAGGCCCGTCCTGCCGTCGAGCGCGGACGCATCGTCAATCGCCTGCGCGGCCCGGTGTCGGAGCAACTGCACGAGCGGCATGACGCGGCCGACTTCGACAAGGTTCCCAAGGCGTAAACGCGCGCCCGCCGCAATCCGGGCCAGAAAAAACACGGGGCCCGCAGGCCCCGTGTTTCATTGCCAAGCCAGTGACGCTCAGCCCACCACGATGAAGCGGTCGGCGTCGTTCATGAAGGCTTTTTCGGTTTGGCCGGATTCGTTCGAACCGAAGGGCATTTGTGCACGCAGCTTCCAGGAGGCCGGCACCTTCCATTCACGTGCCACCGCATCGTCGATCAGCGGGTTGTAGTGCTGCAGGCTGGCGCCCACGCCGGCGCTGGCCAGGGCCGACCAGACCGACAACTGCGCCATGCCGCTGGACTGTTCCGACCACACGGGAAAGTTGTCGGCGTAGAGCGCAAATTTTTCCTGCAGGCCGCGCACGACGTCCTGGTCTTCGAAAAACAGCACGGTGCCCACGCCGGCGGCGAAGCTTTTGAGCTTGGCTTCGGTTATCTCGAAACCATCGGCCGGGGCGACCTTGCGAACCTCATCGGCGGCCAGGGCCCAGAGTTTTTCGCTCTCGGCGCCAAACAGCACCACGGCGCGCGAGGTTTGCGAGTTGAAGGAAGACGGGCTGTGCTTGATGGCTTCCTGGATCAGATTGACCAGGGCTTCCTTGGACAGGGAAACATTGCGGCCCAGGGCGTATTGGGTGCGGCGCTGCTTGAGCGCGTCGATATAAGCGTTGCTCATGACCTTGATTGCCTTTGGCAGGGTTAAACAGAGAGGAACCTGGGGATTCTACCTAGCCAGATGGCCCCGGAGCCAGCCTTTATTGACGCGCGCGGGCCTGACCAGGCGAGACAGATTGTTCCACCGGCGACGACAGTCGGCCCGCCTCGGAGCCGTTGCGCTCAGGCATCTGTCCATGCCTGCAACTGCTGCAACAGATCATCCGCAGGCAGGCTGCGCCCCTCCAGGTGCATGTCCAGACTGCCTCGGGCAATCGTCAGCCTGACCAGGGGCCCCGCGCCCGGGTAGCGCCGCAGCGCCAGCACCAGGCAATCCTCGTCGTCGCCGCTGACCCCGTAGAGATCCCAATCGCTGTCTGTCAGATCGAAGAGCATCTGCCCGTCCAGCGACCGCCAGGCGCGGGGTGCATGTATCCAGTGGCTCATGCGCGCCTCACGAGGCTGCACGGCAATCACCAATTCGCCATCCCAATACGCGGTTTCCAGTTCCATCGCCGTTCCCTGAAGGCTCCTCAACCATGATAAGGTCTATCGTCCACGGTGGGACGGATGCGCTTGGCGCGCCCACTGCAGGATCCACGACCCAAGCAATACCCTGCTGCCCGCATGGCCTTTGCCGTTTTGACAGAAGATCGTCAGGCCGGCCCTTTAAGGTAACGCGAAACACTCAAGGAGCTGCGTTGGATCTCACTGCCCCCCCCACCGGAAGCGGCGTACGGCAGCCGTCACGACAGCGGCGTGCGCTGTTGCTCGGCATGGCCGGCCTCTGCGTGGCCGCCCCGTTGCCCGGCGTCGCGGCCATGATGAGCGCGCCAGCGGGCGGCACCGCATTTCTGGCGCTGTCGAGCATTCTCACGGACCGGCACCACCTCAATCCCCTGACTGCCTCGCGCATCGAAGCGGCCCTGGCCGGTTCAGGTGTGCGGCAGGCCGCGCGTCTTCCCGAACTGCTCGCGTTAGCGGCTTCGGCCAGCGACAGTGCGCAGTTGATGCACGCCGCCACCGAAGCCGGTCTGGGTGACCTGGCCATCGACATCGTCACCGCCTGGTACACCGGGACCGTCGGCCAGGGCCCCAAGGCCGTGGTCGTCGCCTACGAGGAAGCGCTGATGTACCAACCCGTGCGAGACGGGCTGACGGTGCCCACCTATTGCAACTACGGGCCGATGTGGTGGACGGGCATGCCTCCGGATGTGGCGGTGATGCCGCCTGAACCTGACCTCATTCCCGACGCAAGGGGGCTGTAATGACCCGGCAAGCAGAATTTCAGGCCAACGGCGATGCCCAGGCCGATATCGTCATCGTGGGCTCGGGGGTGCTGGGCGCCATGATCGCCGACCAACTGGCTGCTCGCGGCCACGCCGTGCTCATCCTCGAGGCCGGCCTGCGTATCGAACGCGGCCAGGCCGTCGAGAACTGGCGCAACATGCCTTTTGCCAATCGCGCGGGCTCCGACTTCCAGGGCTTGTACCCGCAGAGTCCCGATGCGCCGGCGCCGCTTTATTTCCCCGAGAACCATTACGTGCATCTGAGCGGCCCGAGCGCCGGCAGCTTCAAGCAAGGCTATCTGCGTACCGTGGGCGGGACGACATGGCATTGGGCCGCGTCCTGTTGGCGCCACCTGCCGGTGGATCTGCGCATGAAATCGACCTACGGCGTGGGCCGGAATTGGCCCATCTCCTACGAACAACTCGAGCCTTTTTATCTCCAGGCCGAAGATGAGATGGGCGTAGCGGGCCCGAACGACCCGGCGCAACAATCGCCCTCCGAGCGCAGCGGCCCCTACCCCATGGACATGGTGCCCTGGGCGTATGGCGACCAGCGCTTCGCCGACGTCGTCAATCCGCATGGATATCGTTCGGTGCCCATCCCGCAGGGCCGCAGCATCCATCCCTGGCGCGGCCGCCCCACCTGCTGTGGCAACAATAACTGCCAGCCCATCTGTCCCATCGGCGCAATGTACAACGGCATTCACCATGTACAGGCTGCGGAAGAAAAAGGTGCCAAGGTGCTGGCGCAGGCCGTCGTCTACAAGATAGACACCGACGAGAACAACCGCATCACGGCCGTGCATTGGTATGACGCGCAGCGCCAATCCCACAAGGCCACCGGCAAGCATTTCGTCCTGGCCTGCAATGCCATGGAGACGCCGCGCCTGCTGCTCATGGCCGCCGATGCACGCAATCCGAAAGGCATTGCCAATCGCTCCGATCAGGTCGGCCGCAACCTGATGGATCACTCGGGTTTTCATTGCTACTTCCAGTCAGCGGAGCCGCTTTGGCCGGGCCGAGGGCCGGCGCAAAGCAGTTGTCTGGTCGGCCCGCGCGATGGCGCCTTCCGGGCCCGCTATTCGGCCAACAAGATGATCCTGAACAACATCACCCAGGTCACGTTGGCAACCAAGACCGCCCTGGCCCGGGGCCTGAGCGGCAAGGCGCTCGATGCCGAAATACGCCGCCGCGCTGCCCACGGAGTGGATCTGTCCATCAATCTGGAGCCGCTGCCCGAACCCGGCAACCGCGTCACCCTGAGCAAGACACGCATGGATCCGCTCGGCCTGCCCTGCCCCGACGTGCACTATGACGTCGGAGAGTACGTGCGCAAAGGCGCCGAGGCCGCCCATACTCAACTGCGTCATATCGGCAGCCTGTTTGGCGCAACCGACTTTCTCATCACGACGGACCTCAACGCCAACAACCACATGATGGGAAGCGTCATCATGGGCTCGGATCCGCGCGACTCCGTGGTCGATGGCGATTGCCGCGCGCACGATCACGACAACCTCTGGCTGCCTGGCGGCGGCGCCATGCCATCGGCCAGCGTGGTCAACAGCACGCTCAGCATGGCGGCACTGGGACTGAAGGCCGCCGCGGCCATCGCCAGGCGCCTGGAGGCCACGTCATGAAGCGTCTGCTCCTGACCTTGGCGCTGGCGCTGGCCTCGACGGGCGCGCACGCCAATGACAATGCGCAACGGATCGAGCGCGGCCGTACCCTGGCCATCGCCGCGGACTGCATGGCCTGTCATACGCGGGCGCCTTCGGGCAAGCCCTTCGCTGGCGGCTACCCCATCCAGAGCCCGTTGGGCACGATTTACGCCAGCAACATCACCCCGTCCAAAAGTGCGGGTATCGGCGACTACAGCCTGGAAGATTTCACCCGCGCGGTGCGCCAAGGGATACGGCGTGACGGCAGCCGGCTTTATCCGGCCATGCCCTACACCTCCTACACGCTCATCACCGACGAGGATATCGGGGACCTGTACGCCTACTTCATGAACGGCGTGCAGGCCGTCGACGACAAACCGCCGTCGACCGACCTGCCCTTCCCCTTTGGTATCCGGGCTTCCATGCTCGTGTGGAATGCGCTCTTTTTCGACGACGAGCGCTTTACGCCCGACCCGACGAAAGACGCCGAGATCAACCGGGGAGCCTATCTGGCCCGCGCCCTGACGCATTGCAGCAGTTGCCACACACCGCGCAATGCGTTGATGGCCGAAGACGTGAAACGCCCGCTGGGCGGCGGCATGGTGGGGCCTTGGCATGCGCCCAACATCAGCAGCGACCCCGCCGCTGGCATCGGAGGCTGGAGCAACGAAGAGATCGTGCAATACCTGCGCACGGGCCGCGTGGCCGGCAAGGGGCAGGCCGCAGGCTCCATGGCCGAAGCCGTGGAACACAGTTTCCAACATATGTCCGAGACCGATCTGACGGCCATCGCGGCCTGGCTCAAACAGACGCCGCCCGTGCCCGCGGCCTCTGCGGCACCGGCCAGCTACGCGCGCGGAGCTGCCGCCAGCGCCGAAGCGCAACTGCGCGGCACCCATCCACAAACGGCCAACCACACCCTGAAAACCGGCGCGGCGCTCTACAGCGCCTATTGCGCCAGTTGCCACCAGGCCAGCGGCACCGGCAGCACCGGCCAGGCCTACCCTGCCCTGTTTCACAACACGGCAACCGGGGCGGACAATGCCAACAACCTGGTCGCCGCCATCCTCTACGGAGTCGAGCGCAATGCCGCCGGACAACACGTGCTGATGCCTCGCTTCGATCAGAAATCGTATGTCCAACCACTGACCAATAACGAAATCGCCCTCATCGCCAATTATGTGCTGGCCAACTACGGCAATCCCGTGCTGACCGTCACTGCCGAAGATGTCCAGGTCGCGCGCAGCGGCGGGGCCCCGCCGCTGCTGGCGCGCATGCAGCCTTACATACTGCCGGCCCTCATCGTGGCCGCCGTGCTTGTGCTGCTGGGGGTGTTTGTCCTGGTGCGGCGGCGGCGGCGCGGCTGATCCGGCCGGCCCGCGGCGGCGGGCCGCACCCGCCAAAAACAATAACGATTATTATTACCCGTTTGATCACGGGCCGCACGGGCAAGACAGCACGCCGGCCCTGTTACACGAACGGCGAGATTCTGTGTGCTGCCCACGACCCTAGAAACCCTCTACATCGACCACCACTCCTGGTTGCGAGGGTGGCTGCACCGCCGCCTGGGCAACCGGGAACAAGCCGCCGATCTGGCGCACGACACCTTCATCCGCCTGCTGTGCAGCGAGCGTGTGCCGGCCGTCCTGGACGAGCCCCGCGCCTTTCTGACCACGGTCGCACAGCGGCTGCTGTCGAATCATTGGCGCCGCGAGAAGCTCGAACGCGCCTACCTCGACGCTCTGGCGCTGGCACCACAGCCCCTGGCCCGCTCGCCGGAAGAGCGCGCGCTTTTGCTCGAGACGCTGTTCGAACTCGACCGGCAGCTCGACGGGCTGCCGACCCTCGTGCGGCGTGCCTTTCTACTGTCGCAACTGGAGGGCCAGACCCATGCGCAGGTTGCCCAGACCCTCGGCCTATCCGTGCCGACGGTAAAACGCCACATCGTCCGCGCGCTGACACGCTGCTGCTTCGCCGATCTCGGCGGTTCGCGATGAGCGGGCACTCCGCGTGGTACCGGCACACGCAGGATGCCGGGAAGGTCACGTCCGAGGTGGCCGAACGCGCGCTGCACTGGCTGCTCGACCTGCGTGAAGACCATTCGCCGCAGAACCGCATGGCCTGGCAACAATGGCATCAAGCGCATCCGGACCACGCTCGCGCCTGGGCGCGCATCGAGTCTGTCCTGGGCCAACTGCGTCCGCTGGCCGCGCCCGACAGCGCCGCGGCCAGCCGCACCGTCCTGCTGCCGGCGCGGCGTAACGGTATCAAGGCCCTGGCGGTGCTGGCCATGGCGGGCGGCTCTGCCTGGGCCTTGCGCGATACGCTGATCTGGCGCGAATGGTCTGCCGATGAGCGCACCCGCCCGGGTCAGCGGCGCGCGCTCACGCTGCCCGATGGCACGCACCTCATCCTCAATACGAACAGCGCCGTCGATGTTCGCTTCAGTCCGGCGCAACGGCTGCTCTCTCTGGTGGCCGGCGAGGTGCTCATCTCAACGGCCCCTGACCCGCAGAGCCCGCCCCGGCCTTTCCTGGTGCAGACCCGTCAGGGAGTGGCGCGGGCGCTGGGCACGCAATACAGCGTGCGGCAACATTCGCGCGCGACCTGCGTGACCGTGCTGCAAGGCCAGGTGCAGATAGAACCCCGCGACTATCCCGCACAGGGATTGCTGCTGGCAGCGGGACGCCGCGCGCGCTACACCGCCGCAGGCATCGCCGAGGCCTCCCCAGCCGATGAGCGCGACCTTGCCTGGAAAGACGGTTTCATTGTCGCGCGCAGCATGCGGCTGGCTGACTTTGTGACCGAACTCAGTCGCTACACCGCCGACGACCTGTCCTGCGCCCAGGCCGTGGCCGATCTTCAGGTCTCCGGAGCCTTTCCCACCGGCGATGTGCCGCGCGTGCTGGCCGCCGTGGCGATCACCCTGGGCCTGCACCTGGACACACAGGCGCCGCTGTGGCGGGCGCGCCGGCTACACCTGTCCTGACCGCGGTTACAACATTTCTGCCGAATACTGATCCGTTTTCGGATCTCGCGGGTCAAGGGGAGTGAACCTTCTCTCAAAACAGACCTGTCCATGAAACAACGCTCTCTGCTTTCCCTGCGCACCGTCACCCTGGCGACTCGCCTGGCCCTGGGCGCGCTGGGCGTGACCGCGTCGGCCGCCTGGCCGCTGGCGGCCCAGGCCCAGACCGCACGAAGCTTCGACATCCCCGCCGGCACGCTCGAAGAAGTGCTGGGCCGTTTTGGCCGCGATGCTGGCGTCTTGCTGTCCTTCCGCCCTGAGGTCACGCAGGGGTTGGACAGCGCCGGCCTGCGGGGCAGCTTTACCGTGCAAACCGGTCTCGAACGCCTGCTGGCCGGCACCGGTATTGAGGTCCGGCCCCAAGGCGCCGGCGGATATGTGCTCGAACGCCATGGCGGCGTGGCCCAATTGCAGGCCATCACCGTGGCGGCCCAGGCCTCAAGCGACGGACTGCCTGCGCCTTACGCCGGAGGGCAGGTCGCCCGCGGAGGCAGTCTGGGCATGCTGGGCAGCGCCGACGTCATGGACGTGCCCTTCAACACGACCAACTACACCGCCCAGACACTGGAAAACCAACAGGCGCGCACCCTGGCCGATGTCGTGGTCAACGAAGCCTCGGTGCGCACGCTGACCTCCAGCGGCGGCTTTGGCGAAGACTTCCAGATCCGGGGCTACACCGTCTCCAGTGGCGACGTGGGGCTCAACGGCCTGTTCGGCCTGACCTCTTCGAGCCGCATGCCGGCGGCCATCATGGAGCGGGTCGAAGTGCTCAAAGGGCCCGGCACGCTCATGAATGGCGTCGGCCCCAATGGAAGCATCGGCGGCGGCATCAATGTGGTGACCAAGCGAGCCGGCGACGAACCGCTCACCCGCCTGACCGCTACCTATCAGGACAAGTCCCAGTTGGGGGGCATGCTCGACATGGGACGCCGTTTCGGTGACAACGAGGAATGGGGCATCCGCGTCAACGGCGTCTATCACAACGGCCAGACCACGCTCGATGGCGGCAGTCAGCGCCAGGGGATGGGCGCGCTGGCGCTGGACTACCGCGGCGAGCGCCTGCGCTGGTCGCTCGATGCCTATACGCAACGCGAGCGCACCGACAACTTCCGCCCTCAGGTGGGCTTCCAATCCTCGGTGACCGAGTTGCCTTCGCCGCCGTCCGGCCACCGCAACTTCTACCCGGGCACGCAGCTCAAACTGGAGGACTCCACCGTCGCCTCGCGCCTGGAGTACGACATCAACGACGCGGTCACGGTCTATGCCGCCGGCGGCTATCGCTATGGCACGGCCGATCAGACGTTCCCGCCCGGTCCGGTCGATGCCAATGGCGACTTCACGGCCCGCAATGCCTTTTATGACTCTTACTCGCGCACCTCCACCGGCGAGGCCGGGCTGCGCGCACGCTTTGACACCTGGGGCGTCAAGCACAATCTGGCATTGGGTGCCACGCGCCTGGACCAGGAGCTCGGCAACTTCTACCTCACCTCGACGGCCACTACACCGTCGAACATCTACAACCCGTCCCCCCTGCCTGATGTCACCGGACATCGGGGCTCGCCCAACAAGGCGTCGAAAACCGCGCTCACCAGCTTCACGCTGGCCGATACGCTGTCGTTTGCCGACGACCGCCTGATGATCACCGGCGGCCTGCGGCAGCAACGCGTGGCGCTGGATAACTACTCGACATCCACGGGTGACCTCACCAGTTCCTACGACGAGAGCGCCGTCTCTCCGCTGGCGGGCGTGGTGTTCAAGCCCTGGTCCAACGTCTCGCTGTACGGCAATTTCACGTCCGGCCTGACGCGCGGTGGCGTAGCACCCGCTACCGCGGCCAATGCCGGGCAGGTCTTCTCCCCCTACAAATCCAAGCAATACGAAGCGGGCGTGAAGGTCGATTGGGGCCGTGTCATGACCAGCGCCTCGGTGTTCCAGATCAAGCGTCCCAACGCGTTGACGGACCCGACCACCAACGTCTACAGCTTTGACGGCGAGCAGCGCAACCGTGGCTTCGAACTTGCCGCTACCGGCGAAGTCGTCTCCGGCCTGCGCATGATGGCCAGCGCCACCTTCTACGATGCCAAGATCACCCGCAGCGCGGGCGGCGTCAACGACGGCAACGACGCCAATGGCGTACCCGACAGCACCTTCAATCTTGGCGTGGACTGGGACATGCCGTGGGTACAGGGCCTGAGCCTCAATGCCCGCGTGATCCACACCTCGTCGGCCTGGTTCAACGCCGCCAACACCATCCGCCTGCCCTCCTGGACCCGCTACGACGTGGGCGCGCGGTACAGCACGCGGATGATGGGCCATGCCATCGTGTTCCGCGCCAACATCGAAAACCTGTTCAACAAGAGCTATTGGCTGGCCAGCGGCACCTATGCCTCGGTGGCTGCGCCACGCGCGGTGCTGCTGTCGGCGCAGATCGACTTCTGAACGGAAACACGCCAGGCGTACTGGCCCCGAGGGTTGGAGATCCCTCCAACCCTCGGGGCTTACATGATGAAGAACAAGGGGGGCGTTCGCGCCGACGCCGTCAGGGACGATCCGCCGGGGCGGCCCGCGGTACGGTCTCCGACGCCGCGAACCCTCGCCGGGCTACGCAAGCGGCGCATTCGCCAAGGCGTGGCGCAGCACGCCGAAGCCCACCCGCTCAGAACGCGTAGACCATGCCCACGCTGCCGAACAGATTCGTGCGGCGTTCGTTCAGCGGGCTGTCGCGCGCGTCACCCAACACGGAGCTCACGCCCAGATTGGTCAGCAGGCTCCAGCGCGCATCGAAGAGGTAGGCCCAGCTGGCAAACACCGATGCCGATTTGAAGCCGGCCGAAGGCGAATACGTCGACAGGCCCTCACGACTGTTGGCCGCCTGCGAGGACGTCACACCAAACCACGTCTGCATATCGTCGCGGCTGCCCCATTGGGTCGCGGCTCCGACGCGAACGCTGTTGCGCTCGGTCTGCAACACGGCATAAGAGGTGCGCAGCTCCAGCGCACCGCCGTAACCGCTGTGTGCGGCCTGGCGGTAGGCTGCGCCCAGGGAGTAGCGGCCCGGAGCCCACTCGACATAGGCGCCGTAGGCCGCGTGAAACTTGATGTCGCCAATGCCGCGCGTGCGATCGGCGTCGCTGGCGTCCCGGCCGAGATTGGCTCCGATGAACACGCCGGCGCTCAGGTCCGGGGCCAGCGTGGTCTTCAAACCCATCGCCGGCAGACCGGCGCGCGGCGTGATGAAGAAATTGCCCGACTCGTAATTGATGAGCGGCAGCGGAACCGTGCGGTACTCGCTCGACCCGTCATACACCGGGACGACACCGACGCCCAGCCCGATGAAGTTCTGGCTTTGCGCTGCGGCTTGCGAGCATGCCGCCACCGCTACGGCTGCCAGCGCGCCTTTCGTAAACATTCCGACGTACATCAGGACTCCTTGCTTGCGTTGCGGCCAGGCTCGTGCCCGCCGTTGCCGGCGATATTATCCGGGTTTGTAGGGATTCGTTTCAGATCGATGGCGGCCATAGTTGGCTGCACGCCACAGTCGATCCGGCCGGGGCCGGCGAACCGGCGCGGGGGGACTACGCCAGCCACGCACCGATGACCGCCAGCACGGCCTCGGGTTGTTCACGGTGCGGCACATGTCCGCACTGGGCGAAGACCTTTTTTTGCCCGCCGGTCTGGCCGGCGATGCGCTCGGCATGGATCAGGGATCCATATTCATCGCTGTCGCCGTGCAGCGCGAGCACCGTGCAGCGGACCTCGGCCAGCGCCGTGTCGAGATTCCACTGCACGAAATCCGGCGACAGCCAGCTATCGACCCAGGCGCTCAGCACCCAGGCGGCTTTGTCGCCGTGATACTTTTTCAATCGGTCCAACTGACCGGGCAGAGCGAAATCCTCGCGCGCCTGCCGGATCCCGGACAGGGTGCGCGACTCGGCAAAGACCTGGGCCGACTCGGTGATCAAGCCCCAGCAATCGTGCGCATACCGGCCAGCAGCCACGATCGCCATGCCGCCGCCCACGCTGTGGCCCATGGCGACAAACGGCCCGATCTCCAGCTG comes from Bordetella holmesii ATCC 51541 and encodes:
- a CDS encoding alpha/beta hydrolase family protein, whose amino-acid sequence is MPGSLFAVAGKTEHHLYAGPAGDIDILIDAPVQTPRGIALITHPQPLLGGSPRHKIPHRLAHALRDDGWLAVRPAFRGVGRSAGQYDHGDGESEDMLALVHALRDASPTLPLALVGFSFGAFVQARVARALIDAGSPAQRVALAGLPVGEVPAERFYDTPALPEDVALIHGERDEQAPLALLMEWARPTGHPVTVVPGADHFFSGSLPLLLHLVRAHLAA
- a CDS encoding GMC oxidoreductase family protein, producing the protein MTRQAEFQANGDAQADIVIVGSGVLGAMIADQLAARGHAVLILEAGLRIERGQAVENWRNMPFANRAGSDFQGLYPQSPDAPAPLYFPENHYVHLSGPSAGSFKQGYLRTVGGTTWHWAASCWRHLPVDLRMKSTYGVGRNWPISYEQLEPFYLQAEDEMGVAGPNDPAQQSPSERSGPYPMDMVPWAYGDQRFADVVNPHGYRSVPIPQGRSIHPWRGRPTCCGNNNCQPICPIGAMYNGIHHVQAAEEKGAKVLAQAVVYKIDTDENNRITAVHWYDAQRQSHKATGKHFVLACNAMETPRLLLMAADARNPKGIANRSDQVGRNLMDHSGFHCYFQSAEPLWPGRGPAQSSCLVGPRDGAFRARYSANKMILNNITQVTLATKTALARGLSGKALDAEIRRRAAHGVDLSINLEPLPEPGNRVTLSKTRMDPLGLPCPDVHYDVGEYVRKGAEAAHTQLRHIGSLFGATDFLITTDLNANNHMMGSVIMGSDPRDSVVDGDCRAHDHDNLWLPGGGAMPSASVVNSTLSMAALGLKAAAAIARRLEATS
- a CDS encoding cytochrome c family protein produces the protein MKRLLLTLALALASTGAHANDNAQRIERGRTLAIAADCMACHTRAPSGKPFAGGYPIQSPLGTIYASNITPSKSAGIGDYSLEDFTRAVRQGIRRDGSRLYPAMPYTSYTLITDEDIGDLYAYFMNGVQAVDDKPPSTDLPFPFGIRASMLVWNALFFDDERFTPDPTKDAEINRGAYLARALTHCSSCHTPRNALMAEDVKRPLGGGMVGPWHAPNISSDPAAGIGGWSNEEIVQYLRTGRVAGKGQAAGSMAEAVEHSFQHMSETDLTAIAAWLKQTPPVPAASAAPASYARGAAASAEAQLRGTHPQTANHTLKTGAALYSAYCASCHQASGTGSTGQAYPALFHNTATGADNANNLVAAILYGVERNAAGQHVLMPRFDQKSYVQPLTNNEIALIANYVLANYGNPVLTVTAEDVQVARSGGAPPLLARMQPYILPALIVAAVLVLLGVFVLVRRRRRG
- a CDS encoding fecR family protein; the protein is MAERALHWLLDLREDHSPQNRMAWQQWHQAHPDHARAWARIESVLGQLRPLAAPDSAAASRTVLLPARRNGIKALAVLAMAGGSAWALRDTLIWREWSADERTRPGQRRALTLPDGTHLILNTNSAVDVRFSPAQRLLSLVAGEVLISTAPDPQSPPRPFLVQTRQGVARALGTQYSVRQHSRATCVTVLQGQVQIEPRDYPAQGLLLAAGRRARYTAAGIAEASPADERDLAWKDGFIVARSMRLADFVTELSRYTADDLSCAQAVADLQVSGAFPTGDVPRVLAAVAITLGLHLDTQAPLWRARRLHLS
- a CDS encoding RNA polymerase sigma factor, sigma-70 family protein; the protein is MLPTTLETLYIDHHSWLRGWLHRRLGNREQAADLAHDTFIRLLCSERVPAVLDEPRAFLTTVAQRLLSNHWRREKLERAYLDALALAPQPLARSPEERALLLETLFELDRQLDGLPTLVRRAFLLSQLEGQTHAQVAQTLGLSVPTVKRHIVRALTRCCFADLGGSR
- a CDS encoding glutathione S-transferase, C-terminal domain protein; this translates as MTTEYTPEKVWTWNKNSASTASNASSLNRPISGATHDKVLPVGRHPLQLYSLGTPNGQKVTILLEELLALGHAGAEYDAWLIRIGDGDQFGSGFVDINPNSKIPALVDRSGPEPIRVFESGAILLYLAEKFGEFLPTEPAARAECLSWLFWQMGSGPYVGGGFGHFYAYAPVKIEYAIDRFTMEVKRQLDVLDRRLADHAYVAGDQYTIADMAIFPWYGGLIKGWIYDATEFLAVHEYRHVQRWADSLKARPAVERGRIVNRLRGPVSEQLHERHDAADFDKVPKA
- a CDS encoding nitroreductase family protein: MSNAYIDALKQRRTQYALGRNVSLSKEALVNLIQEAIKHSPSSFNSQTSRAVVLFGAESEKLWALAADEVRKVAPADGFEITEAKLKSFAAGVGTVLFFEDQDVVRGLQEKFALYADNFPVWSEQSSGMAQLSVWSALASAGVGASLQHYNPLIDDAVAREWKVPASWKLRAQMPFGSNESGQTEKAFMNDADRFIVVG
- a CDS encoding membrane bound FAD containing D-sorbitol dehydrogenase family protein, with protein sequence MDLTAPPTGSGVRQPSRQRRALLLGMAGLCVAAPLPGVAAMMSAPAGGTAFLALSSILTDRHHLNPLTASRIEAALAGSGVRQAARLPELLALAASASDSAQLMHAATEAGLGDLAIDIVTAWYTGTVGQGPKAVVVAYEEALMYQPVRDGLTVPTYCNYGPMWWTGMPPDVAVMPPEPDLIPDARGL